One stretch of Cohnella algarum DNA includes these proteins:
- the hutH gene encoding histidine ammonia-lyase: MLTTAELAIRIDGRSLTVEDVVRVARHGWKVILDEGSMQAMRRTRDYVEKLLREKRVVYGLTTGFGKFSDTYISAEDAKALQLNLIRSHACGIGRPFAVEIVRAIMLLRINALALGYSGIRPEVAALMAEMLNRGVTPVIPEQGSLGASGDLAPLSHLALVLVGEGEAYFEGARRSGAEALAKAGLVPISLEAKEGLALINGTQVMTAVGALACWDAKRLAEWADCAVSLTSEVLHGVRDAFDDATHAIRPHRGQRQSAARIRSITAGSKLMTHQGERRVQDAYSLRCAPQVHGASRDAIAYVEEKLEIEINSATDNPLIFADEDRVISGGNFHGQPIALAMDHLAIGVSELANISERRIERMVNPHLNENLPPFLTNNGGVESGFMIAQYAAASVVSENKSLAHPASVDSIPSSGNQEDHVSMGTIGARKARQIVDNAYNVLAIELLCGSQAADFRDPASLGAGTAWLYRQVRDRVSFVDRDRVLSGDFKTISDWMRSESSLDGLFERLGPQGAQPPE; the protein is encoded by the coding sequence ATGCTCACAACGGCCGAACTTGCCATACGCATCGACGGACGGTCCTTGACGGTCGAGGACGTCGTCCGCGTCGCCCGACACGGGTGGAAGGTGATTCTCGACGAAGGCAGCATGCAAGCGATGCGGCGCACGCGGGATTACGTAGAGAAGCTCCTGCGGGAGAAAAGAGTGGTGTACGGTCTGACGACCGGCTTCGGCAAATTCAGCGACACCTATATATCGGCGGAGGATGCCAAAGCGCTTCAGCTGAACCTGATCCGCAGCCATGCGTGCGGCATCGGCCGTCCGTTTGCGGTCGAGATCGTCCGCGCCATTATGCTGCTGCGCATCAACGCGCTCGCGCTCGGCTACTCCGGCATTCGCCCCGAGGTCGCGGCGCTGATGGCGGAGATGCTCAATCGCGGCGTCACGCCCGTCATTCCCGAGCAGGGCTCGCTGGGCGCGAGCGGCGATCTGGCGCCGCTGTCCCATCTGGCGCTCGTGCTCGTCGGCGAGGGCGAAGCCTATTTCGAAGGCGCGCGGCGCTCCGGGGCGGAAGCGCTGGCCAAGGCCGGGCTGGTCCCGATCTCGCTGGAGGCGAAGGAGGGACTCGCGCTGATCAACGGCACGCAGGTGATGACGGCCGTGGGGGCGCTTGCCTGCTGGGACGCGAAGCGTCTTGCCGAATGGGCCGATTGCGCGGTGTCGCTAACGAGCGAAGTGCTGCACGGCGTGAGGGACGCGTTCGACGACGCGACCCACGCCATTCGTCCGCATCGCGGGCAGCGGCAGTCGGCCGCGCGAATACGCAGCATCACGGCGGGAAGCAAGCTGATGACGCACCAGGGAGAGCGACGCGTCCAGGACGCGTACTCGCTGCGCTGCGCCCCGCAAGTGCACGGGGCGAGCCGCGACGCGATCGCCTACGTGGAGGAGAAGCTGGAGATCGAGATCAATTCGGCGACCGACAACCCGCTCATTTTCGCGGACGAGGATCGCGTCATCTCCGGCGGCAACTTCCACGGACAGCCGATCGCGCTGGCGATGGACCATCTGGCCATCGGCGTTTCCGAGCTGGCGAACATCTCCGAACGCCGGATCGAGCGGATGGTGAATCCGCATCTGAACGAGAACCTGCCTCCTTTTCTGACGAACAACGGAGGCGTCGAATCCGGCTTTATGATCGCCCAGTACGCGGCCGCTTCGGTCGTCTCGGAGAACAAGTCGCTCGCTCACCCGGCCAGCGTCGACTCCATTCCGTCCTCGGGCAACCAGGAGGACCACGTCAGCATGGGCACGATCGGGGCGAGGAAGGCGAGGCAGATCGTCGACAACGCGTACAACGTGCTGGCCATCGAGCTGCTGTGCGGGTCCCAGGCGGCCGATTTCCGCGATCCGGCGTCGCTGGGCGCGGGAACGGCGTGGCTGTACCGGCAGGTGCGCGACCGGGTTTCGTTCGTGGATCGCGACCGCGTCCTGTCGGGCGACTTCAAAACGATCTCCGATTGGATGAGAAGCGAGAGCTCGCTCGACGGGCTGTTCGAACGGCTCGGGCCGCAAGGCGCACAGCCGCCGGAATGA
- a CDS encoding ABC transporter ATP-binding protein encodes MALQLVQEHTADKETMLYAENVSKTFASNKKEIVALESVHITIKREEFVSLLGPSGCGKSTFLRLVAGLDEKTDGVLTLNGTPIVGSGRDRGVVFQQYSLLPWMHAWENVAFALKKSKGLSAAQKKEMAHHFLELVGLKGFENHYPAQMSGGMQQRVAIARALVYRPKLLLMDEPFGALDAQTRRDMQDLLMRIRQEEKCSVLFVTHDVDEAIYLSDRVYMMSAHPGRIAKELTIDIRKPRDWNDMLSDRFVHYKREIVSELERQKSLKHQALQAKTST; translated from the coding sequence ATGGCCTTGCAATTGGTTCAAGAGCACACCGCGGACAAGGAAACGATGCTGTACGCTGAAAACGTATCCAAGACGTTCGCGAGCAACAAGAAGGAGATCGTCGCCCTCGAGAGCGTTCATATCACGATCAAACGGGAAGAATTCGTCTCCTTGCTCGGCCCGTCCGGCTGCGGCAAATCGACCTTCCTTCGGCTGGTCGCCGGGCTGGACGAAAAGACCGACGGCGTTTTGACGCTGAACGGAACGCCGATCGTCGGCTCGGGACGGGATCGCGGCGTCGTGTTTCAGCAATACAGCTTGCTTCCGTGGATGCATGCCTGGGAGAATGTCGCGTTCGCCTTGAAGAAGTCGAAGGGGCTGAGCGCCGCCCAGAAGAAGGAAATGGCGCATCACTTTCTGGAGCTGGTCGGCCTGAAGGGCTTCGAGAACCATTATCCGGCCCAGATGTCGGGCGGCATGCAGCAGCGCGTCGCGATCGCCCGGGCGCTTGTCTATCGGCCGAAGCTGCTGCTGATGGATGAGCCGTTCGGCGCGCTGGACGCTCAGACCCGCCGCGATATGCAGGATTTGCTCATGCGCATCCGGCAGGAGGAGAAGTGCAGCGTGCTGTTCGTCACTCACGACGTGGATGAGGCCATTTACCTGTCGGACCGCGTTTATATGATGAGCGCGCATCCGGGCCGGATCGCGAAGGAATTGACGATCGACATCCGCAAGCCGCGCGACTGGAACGACATGCTCTCCGACCGGTTCGTCCATTACAAGCGGGAAATCGTATCTGAACTGGAACGGCAGAAATCGCTCAAGCACCAAGCCCTTCAGGCTAAGACTTCAACGTGA
- a CDS encoding TetR/AcrR family transcriptional regulator: MLQKYGHCEVNLLTVRDKIYEAAGRLAGTKPFDRITFAEIAQAAGVHWTAVRRHLGNKEEMRQWFKSRQASDSGPADTKSRVLEAAARVFAASGYANSSLDKVAEHAGLSKGAVYWHFSSKQDLFLALLERNFEQQARWLPGQVERILSSADPMAELEGWLESQFVCLVPGEENSGLFLEFVASSREPEVRERLQKLHRRLIGQVGVLLGEMQRRGYVADDVDPESVALMFDALLKGVLVEWMIDPSPDRLRALIRTISRTLWPGVAAAKP; encoded by the coding sequence ATGTTACAAAAATACGGACATTGCGAGGTGAATCTATTGACGGTTCGGGACAAAATTTACGAAGCGGCCGGGCGGCTGGCAGGCACGAAGCCGTTCGACCGGATCACCTTCGCCGAAATCGCGCAAGCCGCCGGCGTGCATTGGACGGCCGTTCGCCGGCATCTAGGGAATAAGGAAGAGATGCGGCAGTGGTTTAAATCAAGGCAGGCCTCCGATAGCGGACCGGCGGATACGAAATCCCGCGTGCTGGAGGCGGCGGCCCGCGTTTTCGCTGCCAGCGGCTATGCGAACTCCTCCCTGGACAAGGTGGCCGAACACGCCGGGCTGAGCAAAGGCGCGGTATACTGGCATTTCTCGAGCAAGCAGGATCTGTTCCTAGCGCTGCTGGAGCGCAATTTCGAGCAGCAAGCCCGATGGCTTCCGGGACAGGTCGAACGCATCCTGTCGTCGGCCGATCCGATGGCGGAACTCGAGGGCTGGCTGGAATCGCAGTTCGTCTGTTTGGTGCCGGGGGAAGAGAATTCCGGGCTGTTTTTGGAATTCGTCGCGTCCAGCCGCGAACCGGAAGTGCGCGAACGGCTGCAGAAGCTGCATCGCCGCCTGATCGGTCAAGTCGGGGTCCTCCTTGGCGAGATGCAGCGGAGAGGATACGTGGCGGACGATGTCGATCCCGAATCGGTCGCCCTGATGTTCGATGCGCTGTTAAAAGGCGTTCTCGTCGAATGGATGATCGATCCGAGTCCGGACCGCTTGCGTGCGCTTATTCGTACGATTTCCAGAACGCTTTGGCCGGGGGTGGCGGCCGCAAAGCCCTGA
- a CDS encoding ABC transporter permease: protein MRKYTLLSIASILVVLAVWSIVTYSKMIDPLFLPTPGATLNALREEIDEGIFFTDVGVSFYRILMGFVISTIFAVPIGMMMATSKTWQAIWEPLIGLIRYMPAVAFIPLSILWFGTSDLQKFFILFLGVFFQEVIMIADNCKTVNKSLVEVGHTLGFSKSEVTRSIVFRAALPGMVDTFRTTWGWAWTYLVVAELVAASEGLGFRIIQAQRYLSTDRIVLGILVIGLFGLITDQLFAWLYRKMFPWKMLEKAKG, encoded by the coding sequence GTGCGCAAATATACGCTGCTCTCCATCGCAAGCATCCTCGTCGTGCTCGCGGTATGGTCCATCGTAACCTATTCCAAAATGATCGATCCGCTGTTCCTTCCTACGCCGGGCGCGACCCTGAACGCCCTGCGCGAAGAGATCGACGAAGGCATCTTCTTCACGGACGTCGGCGTCAGCTTCTATCGCATTCTGATGGGCTTCGTCATCTCGACGATTTTCGCGGTCCCGATCGGCATGATGATGGCGACTTCGAAAACGTGGCAAGCGATTTGGGAGCCGCTGATCGGCCTCATCCGCTACATGCCGGCTGTCGCCTTCATTCCGCTGTCGATCCTGTGGTTCGGCACGAGCGATTTGCAAAAGTTTTTCATCTTGTTCCTCGGCGTCTTCTTCCAGGAAGTCATCATGATCGCCGACAACTGCAAAACCGTCAACAAGTCTCTCGTCGAAGTCGGCCATACGCTCGGGTTCAGCAAGAGCGAGGTTACCCGCAGCATCGTTTTCCGCGCCGCCCTGCCCGGCATGGTCGACACGTTCCGGACGACATGGGGATGGGCCTGGACTTACCTGGTCGTGGCCGAGCTGGTCGCCGCCTCCGAAGGCCTCGGCTTCCGGATCATTCAGGCGCAACGCTACCTGAGCACCGACCGGATCGTCCTCGGCATTCTCGTCATCGGTCTGTTCGGCTTGATTACGGATCAGCTGTTTGCTTGGCTGTACCGCAAAATGTTCCCGTGGAAAATGTTGGAGAAAGCAAAGGGGTGA
- the hisD gene encoding histidinol dehydrogenase — protein sequence MKMLKIVGRHELNAAQAEAGAAGQERREAVLHIIEEVRRDGDAALLRLTEKYDRVALPRLAVTEEEFAEAYRALDPDVLDALRQAIANVRDYHERQMRESWMTTKESGTIMGQLILPLERVGLYVPGGTAAYPTSVMMNAVPALAAGVKEIVMTTPPGKDGKVNPAVLAAAAELGIREVFKVGGAQAIAALAYGTETIRRVDKITGPGNAFVAAAKREVFGQVAIDMIAGPSEVVVLADETADAAYVAADLLAQAEHDPLASVTLVTTSRSLAEEVRREAATQLEGLDRREIAAKALESYGAICVAASLEEAIEIVNELATEHLQIQIRDPFAHLGAIKHAGAIFIGDDSPVAIGDYFAGTNHVLPTGRTARFSSGLSVDDFLKKTSFVRYSRRDMLENGRQIAALARFEGLQAHARSVELRLERS from the coding sequence ATGAAGATGTTGAAGATCGTGGGAAGACACGAACTGAACGCCGCCCAGGCCGAGGCCGGAGCGGCCGGGCAGGAACGCCGGGAGGCCGTCCTGCACATAATAGAAGAAGTCAGGCGCGACGGCGATGCGGCCCTGCTCCGGCTGACCGAGAAGTACGACCGGGTGGCGTTGCCGCGGCTGGCGGTGACGGAGGAAGAATTCGCGGAGGCGTACCGGGCGCTCGATCCGGACGTGCTGGACGCGCTTCGGCAAGCGATCGCCAACGTTCGCGACTACCATGAGCGCCAGATGCGGGAGTCGTGGATGACGACGAAGGAGAGCGGCACGATCATGGGGCAGCTTATTCTTCCGCTGGAGCGGGTCGGGCTGTACGTGCCGGGAGGAACGGCGGCTTATCCGACCTCCGTCATGATGAACGCCGTTCCCGCGCTCGCGGCCGGCGTGAAGGAGATTGTCATGACGACGCCGCCCGGCAAGGACGGCAAGGTGAACCCGGCCGTGCTGGCCGCCGCCGCGGAGCTCGGCATCCGCGAGGTGTTCAAGGTCGGGGGAGCGCAGGCGATCGCCGCTCTCGCGTACGGCACGGAAACGATCCGCAGAGTCGACAAAATCACGGGCCCGGGGAACGCGTTCGTCGCGGCGGCCAAGCGGGAAGTGTTCGGGCAAGTGGCGATCGACATGATCGCGGGGCCGAGCGAAGTCGTCGTGCTGGCCGACGAAACGGCCGACGCCGCCTACGTCGCCGCCGATCTGCTCGCCCAGGCGGAGCACGATCCGCTCGCTTCCGTGACGCTCGTGACGACGTCCCGGTCTCTGGCCGAAGAAGTGCGGCGGGAGGCCGCGACCCAGCTCGAGGGGCTGGACCGGCGGGAGATCGCCGCGAAGGCGCTGGAGAGCTACGGCGCGATCTGCGTCGCGGCGAGCCTCGAGGAGGCGATCGAGATCGTCAACGAGCTGGCGACGGAACATCTTCAGATCCAGATTCGGGATCCGTTCGCGCATCTCGGCGCCATCAAGCATGCGGGAGCGATCTTCATCGGCGACGACAGTCCCGTCGCGATCGGAGATTACTTCGCAGGCACGAATCACGTGCTGCCGACGGGCCGGACGGCGCGGTTCTCTTCGGGGCTGTCCGTCGACGACTTCCTGAAGAAAACGAGCTTCGTCCGCTACAGCCGCCGGGACATGCTCGAGAACGGGCGCCAAATAGCGGCCCTGGCCCGATTCGAGGGCTTGCAGGCGCACGCCCGGTCGGTCGAGCTCCGGCTGGAGCGCTCCTGA
- the hutI gene encoding imidazolonepropionase, with amino-acid sequence MIYIRNAAQVVTMAGPNGKPRTGAAMSELGLVENGGVVLEGENVAFVGPDDEARRFVERRGAVPEVIDASGKLVAPGLVDPHTHVVFAGSREQELNMRLSGATYMEIMNAGGGIHSSTERTREASEERLLRETAKRLDRFLEHGVTTIEAKSGYGLRLEDELKQLRVARRLNDEHPVDLVSTFMGAHAVPKEYKADPEGYVRLVTDAMIPAVASQGLAEYCDVFCEKGVFTPEQSRAILEAGMKRGLKPKIHADEIEPYGGGELAAEIGAVSAEHLLRVSDAGIRAMAEKGVIAVLLPGTAFFLMTKPAEARRMIEAGVPVALSTDRNPGSCPTESLPFVMNLACLTMKMTPAEVLTACTINAAHAIGRAGRIGSLEAGKQADVVVFDAPNYLYLQYHYAVNLVDTVVKKGRVVISDRRRTDR; translated from the coding sequence ATGATCTATATACGGAACGCGGCACAGGTCGTAACGATGGCGGGTCCGAACGGCAAGCCGCGAACGGGCGCGGCGATGAGCGAGCTGGGCCTCGTCGAAAACGGGGGCGTCGTCCTCGAAGGCGAGAACGTCGCGTTCGTCGGACCGGACGACGAAGCGCGCCGCTTCGTCGAGCGGCGCGGCGCGGTTCCCGAAGTGATCGACGCTTCGGGCAAGCTCGTCGCTCCGGGGCTTGTCGATCCGCACACGCACGTCGTCTTCGCCGGCTCTCGCGAGCAGGAACTGAACATGCGGCTTTCGGGAGCGACCTACATGGAAATTATGAACGCCGGCGGCGGGATCCACTCCTCGACGGAGAGGACCCGCGAGGCGAGCGAAGAGCGGCTGCTGCGGGAGACGGCGAAGCGGCTCGACCGCTTCCTCGAGCACGGCGTCACGACGATCGAGGCGAAGAGCGGCTACGGCCTCCGTCTCGAGGACGAGCTGAAGCAGCTTCGCGTCGCAAGGCGCCTGAACGACGAGCATCCCGTCGACCTGGTGTCGACTTTCATGGGCGCCCACGCGGTGCCCAAGGAGTACAAGGCGGATCCCGAGGGATACGTCCGGCTCGTGACGGACGCGATGATTCCCGCCGTCGCTTCGCAGGGGTTGGCGGAATATTGCGACGTGTTCTGCGAGAAGGGCGTCTTTACGCCCGAGCAGTCGCGCGCGATTTTGGAGGCCGGCATGAAGCGGGGGCTGAAGCCGAAAATCCATGCGGACGAAATCGAGCCCTACGGCGGCGGGGAGCTGGCGGCCGAGATCGGAGCCGTGTCCGCGGAGCACCTGCTGCGGGTATCGGACGCAGGCATCCGAGCTATGGCGGAGAAGGGCGTCATCGCCGTCCTGTTGCCGGGCACGGCGTTCTTCCTGATGACGAAGCCGGCGGAAGCAAGGCGAATGATCGAGGCGGGCGTGCCCGTCGCGCTGTCGACCGACCGCAACCCGGGCTCCTGCCCTACGGAATCGCTGCCCTTCGTCATGAACCTCGCCTGCCTGACGATGAAGATGACGCCCGCCGAGGTGCTGACGGCCTGCACGATCAACGCCGCGCATGCCATCGGGCGGGCCGGCCGGATCGGCAGCCTGGAGGCGGGCAAGCAGGCGGACGTTGTCGTCTTCGACGCTCCGAATTACTTGTACTTGCAGTATCACTACGCCGTCAACCTGGTCGACACCGTCGTCAAGAAGGGGCGCGTCGTGATCTCGGATCGCCGGAGGACGGACCGATGA
- the hutP gene encoding hut operon transcriptional regulator HutP, translated as MHSGSSTFPVGKLAILLAVLQDHEWRKSVEQELIAGGYKFTIGRVGAMDMMKVIAAIETAAKNNRIIDSESYREVHAVYHAIIEALQGVGRGEVQFGNILRTVGLTFSIVRGKFASTVQHEGEWVAVAVYGTIGAPIKGFEHETIGFGFNHI; from the coding sequence ATGCACAGCGGATCGAGTACCTTCCCCGTCGGCAAGCTGGCGATATTGCTCGCGGTTCTCCAGGATCACGAATGGCGGAAGAGCGTCGAGCAGGAATTAATCGCGGGCGGCTATAAATTCACGATCGGTCGGGTCGGCGCGATGGATATGATGAAGGTCATTGCCGCCATCGAGACGGCGGCCAAGAACAACCGAATTATCGACAGCGAATCGTACCGCGAAGTGCATGCGGTCTACCACGCCATTATCGAAGCTCTGCAGGGCGTGGGAAGGGGAGAGGTGCAGTTCGGCAATATTCTCCGTACGGTCGGCCTCACCTTCTCGATCGTCCGGGGCAAGTTCGCAAGCACCGTTCAGCATGAGGGAGAATGGGTGGCGGTCGCGGTTTACGGTACGATCGGAGCGCCCATCAAAGGCTTCGAACACGAAACCATCGGTTTTGGTTTTAATCATATTTAA
- a CDS encoding ABC transporter substrate-binding protein: MKKKWSLLAVTGIALAMLSACGGGNQENASSSGTGESPSASAAASEETLTFQMGVEPWVGYAPWWIAQEQGIFEKYGLDVTVVNFNQDSDINAAFASDKIKVANIATHTAIKMVGNNNLALNGIILLDESNEADAILAAGNAQSIADLKGKKVAFEEGTTSDLLLRQALSDNNMTIDDVEVVYMPASDAGLALLSGNVDAAVTYEPYISTVKAKGDVQMLYSGENAPGLISDLTVIKSEYMSEHPEVKDKLRQVWDETMAYWESNPDEGNRIIGEKTGVDVAELPVILEGLRYFTSEDQLQMADSGEFLETAANIQTILTNQKVLDQQVDLNQMFQLK; encoded by the coding sequence ATGAAGAAAAAGTGGTCGCTGCTTGCCGTAACGGGAATCGCTCTCGCCATGCTGTCCGCATGCGGCGGAGGAAATCAGGAGAATGCCTCCTCGTCGGGAACGGGCGAGAGCCCGAGCGCGAGCGCAGCGGCATCCGAAGAGACATTGACGTTCCAGATGGGCGTCGAGCCATGGGTCGGCTACGCTCCCTGGTGGATCGCGCAGGAGCAAGGCATTTTTGAAAAATACGGCCTGGACGTAACGGTCGTCAACTTCAACCAGGACTCCGACATCAACGCCGCCTTCGCGTCCGACAAAATCAAAGTCGCGAACATCGCCACCCATACGGCAATCAAGATGGTGGGCAACAACAACCTCGCGCTGAACGGCATCATTCTGCTGGATGAATCGAATGAGGCGGACGCGATTCTCGCCGCCGGCAACGCCCAGAGCATCGCCGACTTGAAAGGGAAGAAGGTCGCCTTCGAGGAAGGGACGACTTCCGATCTGCTGCTTCGCCAGGCGTTGTCCGACAACAATATGACGATCGACGATGTGGAGGTCGTCTACATGCCGGCCTCCGACGCGGGACTTGCGCTTCTGTCCGGCAATGTCGACGCCGCCGTCACGTACGAGCCTTACATCTCCACGGTCAAAGCCAAAGGCGACGTGCAAATGCTGTACTCTGGCGAGAACGCCCCGGGGCTGATCAGCGACTTGACCGTCATTAAATCCGAGTACATGTCCGAGCACCCCGAGGTCAAAGACAAGCTGCGGCAAGTATGGGACGAGACGATGGCTTACTGGGAGAGCAACCCCGACGAAGGCAACCGGATCATTGGCGAAAAGACGGGCGTCGACGTCGCCGAGCTTCCGGTCATCCTCGAAGGCCTGCGCTACTTTACGTCGGAGGATCAACTGCAGATGGCCGATTCCGGCGAGTTCCTGGAGACGGCCGCCAACATTCAAACCATCCTCACGAATCAGAAAGTGCTGGATCAGCAAGTAGATTTGAACCAGATGTTCCAGTTAAAATAA
- the hutU gene encoding urocanate hydratase has protein sequence MTAINEGRIVRAPRGTKLNTKGWVQEAALRMLMNNLDPAVAEHPEKLVVYGGIGRAARNWESFDAIVRSLQSLEENETLLIQSGKPVAIFRTHKDAPRVLLANSNLVPAWANWDHFHELDKKGLIMYGQMTAGSWIYIGSQGIVQGTYETFAELARQHFGGSLKGTITVTAGLGGMGGAQPLAVTMNEGVVIGVEVDQSRIEKRIHTRYCDMLVHSLDDAISLAEEAKKAGRPLSIGLVGNAAEALPLMIERGFIPDIVTDQTSAHDPLNGYLPAGLTMEQGEKLREADPDRYVKLAKASMARHVKAMLAMRDRGAVAFDYGNNIRQVAFDEGVADAFSFPGFVPAYIRPQFCEGKGPFRWAALSGDPEDIRKTDEAVLKAFPDNENLHRWIRMAQEKIAFQGLPSRICWLGYGERAKFGKIINDMVASGELSAPIVIGRDHLDAGSVASPNRETEAMRDGSDAVADWPILNALVNTASGASWVSVHHGGGVGMGYSLHAGMVVVADGSKDAEERLERVLTTDPGMGVVRHADAGYELAVETAKKKGIRMPMLI, from the coding sequence ATGACTGCAATCAACGAAGGCCGGATCGTTCGCGCGCCGCGCGGCACGAAGCTGAATACGAAGGGCTGGGTTCAGGAGGCCGCGCTGCGGATGCTCATGAACAACCTGGATCCGGCGGTCGCGGAACATCCGGAGAAGCTGGTTGTCTACGGGGGCATCGGCCGCGCGGCCCGCAACTGGGAGAGCTTCGACGCGATCGTCCGGTCGCTGCAGAGCCTGGAGGAGAACGAGACGCTGCTGATCCAGTCCGGCAAGCCGGTCGCGATCTTCCGCACGCACAAGGATGCGCCGAGAGTGCTGCTCGCGAACTCGAACCTCGTTCCGGCTTGGGCCAATTGGGACCATTTTCACGAGCTCGACAAGAAAGGGCTGATCATGTACGGCCAGATGACGGCCGGAAGCTGGATTTACATCGGCAGCCAGGGCATCGTCCAAGGCACGTACGAGACGTTCGCGGAGCTCGCGCGGCAGCATTTCGGCGGCAGCCTGAAGGGAACGATCACGGTGACGGCCGGACTCGGCGGCATGGGCGGCGCGCAGCCGCTCGCCGTCACGATGAACGAGGGCGTCGTCATCGGCGTCGAGGTCGATCAAAGCCGCATCGAAAAACGGATTCATACGCGCTATTGCGACATGCTCGTCCACAGCCTGGACGACGCGATCTCCCTTGCCGAAGAAGCGAAGAAGGCAGGGCGTCCGCTGTCGATCGGCCTGGTCGGCAATGCCGCCGAGGCGCTGCCGCTCATGATCGAGCGCGGATTCATCCCGGACATCGTGACGGACCAGACGTCTGCCCACGATCCGCTGAACGGCTATTTGCCGGCGGGCTTGACGATGGAGCAGGGCGAGAAGCTGCGGGAAGCGGATCCCGACCGGTACGTCAAGCTGGCGAAGGCGAGCATGGCCCGCCACGTGAAGGCGATGCTTGCCATGCGGGACAGGGGCGCGGTCGCGTTCGACTACGGCAACAACATCCGCCAGGTCGCGTTCGACGAAGGCGTCGCCGACGCTTTCTCGTTCCCGGGCTTCGTGCCGGCCTATATCCGCCCGCAATTTTGCGAAGGAAAAGGACCGTTCCGCTGGGCCGCCCTGTCCGGGGATCCCGAAGATATCCGAAAGACGGACGAAGCCGTCCTCAAGGCGTTTCCGGATAACGAAAACCTGCATCGCTGGATTCGGATGGCCCAGGAGAAAATCGCCTTCCAGGGGCTGCCGTCGCGCATCTGCTGGCTCGGCTACGGCGAGCGGGCGAAGTTCGGCAAGATCATCAACGACATGGTCGCCTCCGGCGAACTGTCCGCGCCGATCGTCATCGGCCGCGACCATCTGGACGCCGGCTCGGTCGCCTCGCCGAACCGCGAGACGGAAGCGATGCGCGACGGCAGCGACGCCGTCGCCGACTGGCCGATTCTGAACGCGCTCGTCAATACGGCATCCGGCGCGAGCTGGGTGTCCGTCCATCACGGCGGCGGCGTCGGCATGGGCTACTCGCTGCATGCGGGCATGGTCGTCGTGGCTGACGGGTCCAAGGATGCGGAGGAACGGCTCGAACGCGTGCTGACGACCGACCCGGGCATGGGCGTCGTCCGCCACGCGGACGCCGGCTACGAGCTCGCCGTCGAGACGGCGAAAAAGAAGGGCATCCGCATGCCGATGCTGATCTGA